The window TGCATCTGCCAGCGCAACCCCACCACCTCCCCTTGGGAATTCTTGAACGGTGCCACAGTCAACGACACCCTAAAGGAGGCACCACGCCAACGCTGAAGCTGAACTTGCCAATTTTTAATCGACTCGCCCTTTTGCAACTGACGTAACTGGGAGTAGAAGTCACGACGTTCTTCAGGAGCTACAAACACCACTAAAGGTTTACCGACCAGACGTTCTGTGGGAACATTGAGCAACTGTGCTGCTGTCTGATTGACTTCGAGCAGGGAAGATTCTTTATCCGTTACCAGGTAGCCATCTGGGGCAAATTCAAACAGTTCTTGGTAGTGCTGACGCTGTTGCTCAGTGGTATTACGGCTTTCGGCTAACGCTTCATTTTGTTGGCGCAGTTGCTCGGCAGCCACTTGTAACTCTTGCAGAGAAAGCGAGAGTTCCTCCAAACTTTGGGTGAGGTGTGCTTGCGGCTTTTCAGGAACGTCATCCGCGTCCTGCCATACCTGAGTGGATGGCTTTGGCAGTTCGTCCACCTGTCGCCACAGTGCTTCTAAGCGCTGGAGGGATAGCGCGAGTTGTTGGTCAAAAATTTCGTAAGTCATAGCGATATCTGCGCCTCATCCTTTTGTCCTGACGGTGAACTTCTGCGGACTGGACAGTTCTGCTTGTTTCCAGGCTTATCCTGAACGGAATCGTTGCCAGCAGAGGGTTTGAAAATTCGTATCATAGCAAAAACAAATCGCTGAATCAGAGTTCTTCCAGCAACCTGAAAAAAGTCTCCCTTTTCACCGCCCAACTCCAGTCAACGCAGTAGTAGGGAGACAAGTCTAAGCCCCGACTTTAACGCAGTAGCCGGGGTATTTGACAGAGTCAGCGATCGCATCTACTTTTACACGAATTTAGGAGTGACGTGGCGATATCCCCCACCCCTCACCCCCCTCAGAGTATGGGAGCTGGGGAGCTGGGCCAGAGCTTTAGTGAGGACAGGGGAGTATTAGATATAAACTTTCCTTACCCTTGTTTAAAGCTTGCACATTTGGGATGCTCCCCAGAGTGTTGCTTGAGTTATGGCTGTCACGCTTTCAGCAATGACTCACCCCCATCAATCCACATTTCCGTCCCCGTAATATGGCCCGAAGCCTCTGATGCCAAAAATAACACGAGCTGAGCCACCTGCTCAGAGGAGCCTGGTTTGCCATCTGTCAGGGGAATCTTACCCTCAGGAAACTCAACGGGTTCCTGAATCTCCTCTAAATCTCGTCGCTCCGTATTTTCATCAATATTCGTGGTAATGGCTCCTGGACAAATCACATTGACACGGATACGGTGCTTGGCAAGTTCTAATGCCACCATCTTGGTAAAGGCAACTTGAGCGGCTTTTGTGCAGGAGTAGGCGGTAGCCCCCGTATTGCTAAAGATGCGTGTGCCATTCACGGAGGAGGTGATAATCACGGAACCACCTTGTTTTTTCAGGTAAGGCACGGCATACTTAACCGTCAAGAAGGTGCCGGTGAGATTGACATTAATCGTTTTATTCCATTCCTGGGGTTCCAACTCCTCAATCGGTGCCCAAACACCATTGATCCCAGCATTGGCGAAAACGATATCGAGACGCCCCCATTGATTAATTATTTTTTGCACCGCTTGTTGCATCTCATCGGGTTGAGAAATATCGGCACCGACGGGTATGGCTTCACCGCCAGAATTCTGGATTTGAGCAACGGTTTCTTGAAGTTCGTCCTCGGTTCGTCCTAATACAGCGATTTTCGCCCCTTCTTTTGCCAGCAGTAGGGAAGTCGCCTTCCCGATACCGGAACCGGCACCTGTAATTAATGCGACTTTCCCTGTGAGTTGCATGACTGATTCTCCCTTAATTCCCTAACCTAATTTGATGGTTCAACAAAGGGAGAGGGATGATCATCCCTCTTGTGAGGGAAGTCTGAACAAGTTAGCTTTCATCATCCACATTCCTCGTGCTGCGGACATAACCGCCTTGGGCAATTTCCCATGCACCTCCGGCGTTTCCTGTCAAGTTACAATCTTCAACGGTGGCTTCACCTTTGTTGTACACAGCGATCGCTTTCCCGCCGTTTTGATTAATTTGACAACGCCGGATAATTAATTTGGCACCTTGTCCAATCCCTACCCCAGAACTGCCATTTTCAAAGATATTGCAGTCTTCCACCGTGCCCCTGGCATTATTGGAAACCCAAATTCCATTCCATTTTCCTTTATAGATGTGGCAGCGACGGATGACGGGGTTCGCTGTCGGGCCACCAATCGCCACCACGCTATAGTTGGAGTTGGCTGTAATATTACAGTCTTCGAGGATGAGTTGCCCTTGGGAAATATCTACGGTATAGTGCCTGCCTAGCTCGCTCAGGGTTAAGCCACGGACCAAGGCAGATTCGGTTTGCATCCGTAGGCAATTCGAGTCTTCACTCTCGATAATGATTTCCTCTAGTTCCCCATCACCAATAATTTCTAGGGTCTTGTCGATAATTAGGCTTTCTTGGTATAACCCTGGACGGATGAAAATGCGATCGCCCTCTTTAGCATTGCGGATGGCCTCACGAATGGTACGATAATCTCCCTGACCCTGTTGAGACACAATCCAACCTTCATTCCTGGAAACGGTTACGTCCGACGGAGAGATGTCTATCGGCTGTGGCACTTCAACGGGCTGAGGCTGGTTGGACGCAGGCTCTGAGGTAAGAGTTTCTAAGGGGTTTTGGAGTTGGGACTGTTGAGAGCGCAGTTGCTCCCGCTCTTGACTCACTTGGGCTAATTGGCGTTGCAACTGAGAAAGTTGGGAGTGCAGTTGAGTGCGTTCCTGCTGGAGGGTGAGCAGTTGGTTTTGCACTTCGGTGAATTCGGACTGTAGTGGTGTACGTTCTTGTTGGACGCTGTCGATTTGCTGGCGCAGTTCGGACAGTTGGGAGTGCAGATACTCTCGTTCCTGAGTCAAGGTTTCCAATTGACTTTGGAGTTGGGGCAGTTGAAAGTTCAGGTACTCACTCGCTTGCTGAGTCTGCTCAAATTGGCTTTGTAATTGAGGTAGTTGCAAGTCCAGTTGACTGCGCTCCTGCTGGACATTGAGCCATTGGTTTTGCAGTTCGGCGAACTCCGAGTGTAAGGGTGTAGGCTCTGAAGTGAGGCTGTGGATTTGCTGACGCAATTGAGACAGTTGAGAGGATAGGTATTCACGCTCCTGAGTTAGGGTTTCCAGTTGGCTTTGCAGTTCCAACAGTTGGAAATTGAGATACTCGCGCTCTTGGTTGCTCGTTTCTAATTCCTGTTGCAATTGGGGAAGTTGTAAGTCGAGTTGACTGCGTTCTTGTTGAACATTGAGCAACTGGTTTTGCAGTTCGGCGAACTCAGAGTGTAGCGGCGCAGGTTCTGAAGTGAGGCTGTGGATTTGCTGACGCAATTGAGATAATTGGGAGGATAGGTATTCACGTTCCTGAGTTAGGGTTTCCAGTTGGCTTTGCAGTTCCAACAGTTGGAAATTGAGGTACTCACGAACTTGGTTGCTCGTTTCTAATTCCTGTTGCAGTTGGGGAAGTTGTAAGTCCAGTTGGCTGCGCTCTTGTTGGACATTGAGCCATTGGTTTTGCAGTTCGGCGAACTCCGAATGTAGGGGTACACTCTCCTGCTGAACGCCGTCTATTTGCTGGCGCAGTTGTGAGAGTTGCCCATGCAATTGCTCTCGTTCCTGAGTTATGGTTTCCAGTTGGTTTTGCAGTTCTAAGAATTGGAAGTTTAGATCCTCGCGTTCTTGAGTGGTTGCCTCTAACTGAGTTTGCAGTTGGGGAAGTTGAGAGGACAGTTGGCTGCGTTCTTGCTGAATCGTGAGAAACTGGTTTTGTAGTTCGGCGAACTCCGAGTGTAGGGGTACACTCTCCTGCTGAATGCCGTCCATTTGCTGGCGCAGTTGCGAGAGTTGCCCATGCAATTGCTCTCGTTCCTGAGTTAGGGTTTCTAGTTGGTTTTGCAGTTCTAATAGTTGGAAGCTTAGATCCTCGCGTTCTTGAGTGGTTGCCTCTAAGTCAGTTTGCAGTTGGGGAAGTTGAGAGGACAGTTGGCTGCGTTCCTGCTGAATCGTGAGAAACTGGTTTTGCAGTTCTGCTACTTGGGAATTGAGTTGCAGACGCTCCCCATCTTGGGTGTCTACATGGGTTTGGAGTTCTGAGACTTGAGAGTGAAGCTGGGAGTAATTCTGTTGGATAGTTTCTATTTGAGTCGGTAGCGTTGTGAGTTCAGCAGGGAGTGCAGTACGTTCCTGCTGTAATTGCCTATCTATGGCATCTAAGCGTGTTTCAAACTGTAATAACGCATTTTTGGCACGCTCATGGCTGATGCGGTTACGTGTGTTTGTCTGCTTGTTCAACCAAATTGCGATGGAACCTACGATCAAGCCGATCAAGCCTATGATTAAAATTAAATTGTCCATTGGCTATATTTGGTGTATGTAAATAATGGTTAGTGTGCCCCTGTCAACTCATCCAGGCTGGAGTGTGACTCTCTAAAAAATCATAAGTCTGATTGAGTCTCTCTTGAAGCCAAATCAAAACAGTTTTTATGAAAGAAAGTGCTGATGTTGTTCCTCAATAGAGCGATCGCTCATAGAGAGTAGTAAGATATATAAGGCTTGAAGCAAGTTAGATGTACATCTAAACAACACCGCCATCAAGGGGCAAGCCAAAAAATTTGAGGACTCTGGTAATGTCATTTCATGAACAGAACATCGCCGCCTTTATTGAGGTCTTGAAAACGAAGCGATCGCTCTTTTCTCCTCAAGATTGGGCTATCCTGGATAAGCTTGCCGCTTCTCTGCCTGAGGATGAAGAGAAGATATCAGAAATCATTGCCACTTGGTACGAAAAACGCCCCAAAATTCTCGACGCTCAGTTAGATATCCTCAACACGCTGCTGAATAATGAATTAAACGTGAATCGCTTCGGCAGCACCTTAACTAGTGGCAATGCCGAAGCAGATATAGATTACCGAGCTGAACTGATTAATGCCATTAAAACCAGTGGAAAATCTATGTAGGGGCAAGACATGCCTTGCCCTGAAAATTACTCACTACATCTCGACTTTCACACCTTTCCAGAACGCGATATAGCCTTCAATATTCTTTGCCCTGTCTTTCGCTGTTGGATAGTACCAAGCCGCATCTTTGTTAACCTGTCCGTCTACTTCAATGCTGTAGTAGCTAGCCACGCCCTTCCACGGGCAGGTGGTATGGGTATTGCTTTCCTTAAAGTACTCCTTTTTGATGGCGTCCGGGGGGAAGTACTGGTTGTTTTCCACCACTACGCACTTGTCACTCTCGGCGAGAACCGCACCATTCCAGATTGCTTTGGGCATTGTTACTTAACTTAATAAACCTTCTGCTTACTATTATGACCGACTTCATCGTCAGGCAGGGGACAGAAAGATGGAGAGCCGTTTATGGATAAAATTTTGATTTTGCCATCCTCTCATTGTGTCCTCCCACTACCCAATTTTTGTAATGACTAGACTAACGTCTAGCTAACGCCCAATCTGTTCACCATGAAGTACCTTTAGGTTGAGGACAAAAATCTAGCAGTAGAGTAAGGTACGTCAATGTTGTAATGCTCTCTAATCACATTCATAACAACCGGAGAGATTGTGAAGAATGTTTGACTCCTTTCTCTAATTTTCTCCAAGATTGAGCGTCGCTCCAGAGAGTTTAAAGCATTGATTAGTTTAGAATCAGAACCCAAGTGAATATCATGTCGTAATTGTTCTCGCACAACGGGTGTACGACTCCTTGCTAGATAACTGATAATCTGCATTTCAGAGTCATCTAGGCGATTCAACTGT of the Allocoleopsis franciscana PCC 7113 genome contains:
- a CDS encoding SDR family oxidoreductase; translation: MQLTGKVALITGAGSGIGKATSLLLAKEGAKIAVLGRTEDELQETVAQIQNSGGEAIPVGADISQPDEMQQAVQKIINQWGRLDIVFANAGINGVWAPIEELEPQEWNKTINVNLTGTFLTVKYAVPYLKKQGGSVIITSSVNGTRIFSNTGATAYSCTKAAQVAFTKMVALELAKHRIRVNVICPGAITTNIDENTERRDLEEIQEPVEFPEGKIPLTDGKPGSSEQVAQLVLFLASEASGHITGTEMWIDGGESLLKA
- a CDS encoding right-handed parallel beta-helix repeat-containing protein, which codes for MDNLILIIGLIGLIVGSIAIWLNKQTNTRNRISHERAKNALLQFETRLDAIDRQLQQERTALPAELTTLPTQIETIQQNYSQLHSQVSELQTHVDTQDGERLQLNSQVAELQNQFLTIQQERSQLSSQLPQLQTDLEATTQEREDLSFQLLELQNQLETLTQEREQLHGQLSQLRQQMDGIQQESVPLHSEFAELQNQFLTIQQERSQLSSQLPQLQTQLEATTQEREDLNFQFLELQNQLETITQEREQLHGQLSQLRQQIDGVQQESVPLHSEFAELQNQWLNVQQERSQLDLQLPQLQQELETSNQVREYLNFQLLELQSQLETLTQEREYLSSQLSQLRQQIHSLTSEPAPLHSEFAELQNQLLNVQQERSQLDLQLPQLQQELETSNQEREYLNFQLLELQSQLETLTQEREYLSSQLSQLRQQIHSLTSEPTPLHSEFAELQNQWLNVQQERSQLDLQLPQLQSQFEQTQQASEYLNFQLPQLQSQLETLTQEREYLHSQLSELRQQIDSVQQERTPLQSEFTEVQNQLLTLQQERTQLHSQLSQLQRQLAQVSQEREQLRSQQSQLQNPLETLTSEPASNQPQPVEVPQPIDISPSDVTVSRNEGWIVSQQGQGDYRTIREAIRNAKEGDRIFIRPGLYQESLIIDKTLEIIGDGELEEIIIESEDSNCLRMQTESALVRGLTLSELGRHYTVDISQGQLILEDCNITANSNYSVVAIGGPTANPVIRRCHIYKGKWNGIWVSNNARGTVEDCNIFENGSSGVGIGQGAKLIIRRCQINQNGGKAIAVYNKGEATVEDCNLTGNAGGAWEIAQGGYVRSTRNVDDES
- a CDS encoding DUF427 domain-containing protein; the encoded protein is MPKAIWNGAVLAESDKCVVVENNQYFPPDAIKKEYFKESNTHTTCPWKGVASYYSIEVDGQVNKDAAWYYPTAKDRAKNIEGYIAFWKGVKVEM